The Cupriavidus necator N-1 DNA window CGCAGCGCAACCTGGAGCCGGAAACCTCACGTTCGGTGGAAATTGGCACCAAGTGGGACCTGCTGGCTCGCCGTCTGTCACTGACCGGTGCGATCTTCCAGATCGAGAAGAACAACGCGCGGGTCGCGGTTGACGCCAACACCACGATCAATGCCGGCAAGCAGCGCGTGAAGGGCTTCGAACTGGGCTTCGCCGGCAGCCTGACCGACAAGTGGGGCGTGTTCGGCGGCTATACCTACCTGAACAGCGAGCTGATCGACAACGGTCCGCAGGCAGTCAACGCGGCCAACAACGGCAACCAGTTCCCCAATACGCCGAAGAACAGCTTTAGCCTGTGGACCACCTACCAGGTGCTGCCGGCGCTGACTTTGGGCGCGGGTGCGTACTATGTCGACAAGGTCTATGCCAACCCGGCCAACTCGCTGTATGTGCCGTCGTACTGGCGCTTTGACCTGATGGGCGCCTACAAGGTGAACAAGAACCTGTCGCTGCAGCTCAATATCCAGAACCTGTTCGACAAGACGTACTACACCAAGGCGCACAACCACTACGGCGCGCTGGGGGCGGGGCGCTTTGGCATGCTGACGGCGAACTTCAGGTTCTGAGGGGTACTGCGGCCGGAGTTCGGCAACCTCGGCCTGCGCAATCTGTGTGCTCCCTCTCCCGCTTGCGGGAGAGGGGGGTGAGGGCGGGGCGCCCCTACGAAGTCATGCCGGTGGTATGCCAGTGCCTGCCCTCACCCCCTGCCCCTCTCCCGCAAGCGGGAGAGGGGAGCGAACCGGCGGTTTCGGCAAGTCAAACGGCATATCGTCGTAATCAATCAGCCGTGACTTCTTCACGGCCCGGTAGCCCCACCACAGCGCGAGGAACGCCGGCACGCCGATATAGGTCGCCACGATCTCCGGCCACCGGTTCGGAATATCCGCAAACGCCTGGTAGTTCTGCCCGGCCACGATCACCACGCACAGCATCACGGTAAAGATGGGGCCGAAGGGATAGAGCGGCGAGCGGTACGCCAGCATGCCTACGTCATAGCCCTGGTGCACCAGCCCGCGACGGAAGCGGTAATGGCTGATGGCAATGCCCAGCCAGGCAAAGAAGCCGGTCATGGCCGAAGTGTTGAGCAGCCACAGGTAGGCCGCCTTGTTCCCGAACAGCGAACTGAAGAAACACAGCGCGCCCACGGCGGTGGTGGCCAGCAGCGCATTGAATGGCACGCCGCTCACGGTCAGCTTGCCGAACGCGCGCGGCGCGCGGCCGCTGACGGCCAGGCCGTAGAGGATCCGGGTCGACACGTACATGCTGGAGGTGCCGGCCGAGAGCAGCGCGGTCAGCACCACCGCGTTCATCAGCCCCGCGGCAAAGGCCAGGCCGGCGTGGCGGAACACCAGTGCGAACGGGCTCACGCCCACGTCGGTGACGTCGTTGCGCAGTAGGCTGGGATCGGTATAGGGAATCAGCACCCCGATGATCAGGATCGCGATCACATAGAACAGCAGGATGCGCCAGAAGGTCTGCCGGATCGCGCGCGGGATGGTCCTGGCCGGGTTCTCCGCTTCGCCGGCGGCCACGCCCACCGTTTCCGTGCCCTGGAAGGAGAAGCCCGCGATCATCGCCACGCCGATCATGGCCGGGATGCCGCCGACAAAGGGCGCGTCGTCCATGGTGAAGTTTTGCCAGCCCGACTGCGGGCCACCTTTCATGATGCCGAAGATCATTAACAGGCCCACGCCCAGGAACACGATCACGGTCACCACCTTGATCAGCGCGAACCAGTACTCGGCCTCGCCGAAGCCGCGCACCGAGAACGCATTGAGCCCGAACATCAGCAGCAGGAACGCGGCGCTCCAGACCACGCCGGGCATTTCGGGGAACCAGTACTGCATCACCAGCTGCGCCGCGGTCAGTTCCACGGCGATGGTCACCGCCAGGCTGAACCAGTAGTTCCAGCCCAGCGCGAAGCCGAAGCCTTCGTCGACATAGAGCGCGCTGTAGGTGACAAAGGAGCCGGCCACTGGCATATGCACCGCCAGCTCGCCCAGGCTGGTCATCAGGCAATAGACCATCAGGCCGAGCAGCATGTACATCAGCAGCGCGCCGCCGGGGCCGGCCTGCGCGATCGAGGCGCCCGAGGCCACGAACAGCCCGGTGCCGACCGCGCCGCCGATGGCAATCATGGTCAGGTGGCGGGCCTTGAGCTTGCGCTTGAGGTGGTCGTGCTCGACTACCGGGTGCTGGTGCTCGTGAGCGTGGGAATGTGAGGGGGAAGACATCAGGGTCGCTGGACCTTCCGCCGATCCGCATCTTGTGGAACCCGGACGGCAAAAAACGAAAAGCCGCGAGTCTACCGTGTCGGCCCGCGCGATTTGTCCGTGTCGGTCAAATAAAGTCCGATACTGGTTTAGAGGCGGCACTCAGTCGCACTCTGAAAGTGATCTATCAGGCACGTCATGGCGATTTGGCGCTGGGTTAGGTGCCCCCTCCATGCATCGCGATCAGGGGCGGCATTCGCGCCGCGCATGTCGCCGGAATAGTCCGAAAATTGAAATTGAACGACCGTGCTATTTTGTGTATGCTTGTTTCGCCCAAGCGCCGGAAGGCGTTGCGGGACGCGGGAAAGCGGCAGGTCGGGCGGAGGGTTTACCCGCCCATGACAGTCACCTCCCGCAGCAGTCGCCGGCCGCCGCTGGCCGCGCCGTGCAGTAAAAATTGAATTCGAGAATTCGAATCCCGAGACAACTTTTGACACCAAAGGAACCAGCATGACAGCGCAGTATCAGGTTCAGGACGGCGTAGCCGTCATCACGCTCGACAATCCCCCTGTCAACGGCCTGGGTCACAGCACCCGGCTTGGCATCGTCGAAGGCATGACCCGTGCGCTGGACGATGCCGCCATCAAGGCCATCGTCATCACCGGCGCTGGCAAGGCTTTCTCGGGCGGCGCCGACATCCGTGAATTCAATACGCCCAAGGCCATGCAGGAGCCGACGCTGCACTCGGTGATCCGCGTGCTGGAAGGCTCCTCCAAGCCGGTGGTGGCCGCCGTGCACTCGGTCGCCATGGGTGGCGGCCTGGAACTGGCGCTGGGCTGTAACTACCGCGTGGCGTCCAAGGGCGCGCAGATCGCGCTGCCGGAAGTGAAGCTGGGCCTGCTGCCCGGCGCCGGCGGCACGCAGCGCCTGCCGCGCGTGATCGGCCTGGAGGCCGCGGCAAACATGATTGTGTCGGGCACCCCCGTGCTGTCCGAGAAGTTCGCCGGCACCAAGCTGTTCGACGAGATCGTCGACGGTGACGTGCTGCCCGCGGCGGTCAAGTTCGCGCAGAACGTCGGTGCCGCCGCCGGCCCGCACCCCAAGGTGCGCGACCTGAAGGTGCGCCACGAGAACCCCGAAGGCTACCTGGGCTTTGCCCGCAACACGGTGGCCGCGATGGCAAAGAACTTCCCGGCGCCGCTGAAGTGCCTGGAAGCGGTGGCCGGCTCGCTCAAGCCGTTCGAGCAAGGCCTCAAGGAAGAGCGCGAGGGCTTCTTGTTCCTGGTGACCACGCCGGAATCGCGCGCGCTGCGCCACGCCTTCTTCGGCGAGCGTGCCGCCAGCAAGATCCCCGACGTGCCCGAAGGCACGCCGACCCGCAAGATCGAGAAGGTCGCCGTGATCGGCGCCGGCACCATGGGTGGCGGCATCAGCATGAACTTCCTGAACGCGGGCATCCCGGTCACCATCCTGGAAACCAAGCAGGAAGCGCTGGACCGCGGCGTGGCGACGATCCGCAAGAACTACGAGAACAGCGCCAAGAAGGGCAAGCTGACGCAGGAGAAGGTCGAGCAGCGCATGGGCCTGCTGAGCACCACGCTGTCCTATGACGACCTCAAGGACGCCGACCTGATCATCGAGGCCGTGTTCGAGGAAATGGGCGTCAAGGAGACCGTGTTCAAGAAGCTGGATGAAGTCGCCAAGCAAGGCGCGATCCTGGC harbors:
- a CDS encoding amino acid permease, producing the protein MSSPSHSHAHEHQHPVVEHDHLKRKLKARHLTMIAIGGAVGTGLFVASGASIAQAGPGGALLMYMLLGLMVYCLMTSLGELAVHMPVAGSFVTYSALYVDEGFGFALGWNYWFSLAVTIAVELTAAQLVMQYWFPEMPGVVWSAAFLLLMFGLNAFSVRGFGEAEYWFALIKVVTVIVFLGVGLLMIFGIMKGGPQSGWQNFTMDDAPFVGGIPAMIGVAMIAGFSFQGTETVGVAAGEAENPARTIPRAIRQTFWRILLFYVIAILIIGVLIPYTDPSLLRNDVTDVGVSPFALVFRHAGLAFAAGLMNAVVLTALLSAGTSSMYVSTRILYGLAVSGRAPRAFGKLTVSGVPFNALLATTAVGALCFFSSLFGNKAAYLWLLNTSAMTGFFAWLGIAISHYRFRRGLVHQGYDVGMLAYRSPLYPFGPIFTVMLCVVIVAGQNYQAFADIPNRWPEIVATYIGVPAFLALWWGYRAVKKSRLIDYDDMPFDLPKPPVRSPLPLAGEGQGVRAGTGIPPA
- a CDS encoding 3-hydroxyacyl-CoA dehydrogenase NAD-binding domain-containing protein; the protein is MTAQYQVQDGVAVITLDNPPVNGLGHSTRLGIVEGMTRALDDAAIKAIVITGAGKAFSGGADIREFNTPKAMQEPTLHSVIRVLEGSSKPVVAAVHSVAMGGGLELALGCNYRVASKGAQIALPEVKLGLLPGAGGTQRLPRVIGLEAAANMIVSGTPVLSEKFAGTKLFDEIVDGDVLPAAVKFAQNVGAAAGPHPKVRDLKVRHENPEGYLGFARNTVAAMAKNFPAPLKCLEAVAGSLKPFEQGLKEEREGFLFLVTTPESRALRHAFFGERAASKIPDVPEGTPTRKIEKVAVIGAGTMGGGISMNFLNAGIPVTILETKQEALDRGVATIRKNYENSAKKGKLTQEKVEQRMGLLSTTLSYDDLKDADLIIEAVFEEMGVKETVFKKLDEVAKQGAILASNTSTLDVNKIASFTKRPQDVVGMHFFSPANVMKLLEVVRGEKTGKDVLATVMQIGKKIKKTAVVSGVCDGFIGNRMIEQYSRQAGYLLDEGALPEQVDKAIEKFGFAMGPFRMGDLAGNDIGWAIRKRRAVDKPDIQYSKTADLLCEMGRFGQKTGAGWYDYKAGDRKPYPNQQVNDMIVQHSKDLGITRRKISDEEIVERLVFALVNEGAKILEEGIASKASDIDMVYLTGYGFPLFRGGPMLYADQVGLYNVALSMKRYAKGYHGEAWQVAPLLQKLADEGKGFNG